In Miscanthus floridulus cultivar M001 chromosome 8, ASM1932011v1, whole genome shotgun sequence, the sequence ccgcctggcattttgtcgagtgcctgcaatgaCAAAGAACAAAACTGTTAGCATAAATAAATGACAAGTACTTGTAAAggaacataataataacaatatagtattacatggccTCGTAATTATCTCCGCGAACGGCAATATCTCGGGCGTGGAGTCGTCATCTCTATCACTATCGTCGTCATcgctatcaatattgtcgagctcCCTTAAGTCATcactgtcatcatcatcctcatcgtctccatagtcatcatcatgtacctcctCCTGGACAACTCCATCGCGCTGCATCTGCCATCGCTCAAGCATTCTTAAGTCCCTGGCATCCTGCACCTCCtcaccctcgtcctcatcgatttcgttgtctacttccatgcccatgagcgaaccaatgtcgATCTCCAAGGTACCTTCTAGCCCCTCAGGTTGATAGAACTCATCGGtgcttgggtcaaagttgtaatcgttGTCGTTTGGGAGAGGCGCTTTGCCGCGCGGCGACACCAAATGCACAAGTCTCCACCCCGCAAGCTTCTcatctttttggcacgcccatgggaggtaataaacttgcgtggcgtctcggttggccacaatgtagacatcgtctcctttatAGCTGgagtcctgtcgaatctcgacttgacCTATCGTAAGGTCTTTCCTCGTGATatcaggatcgaaccaatggcatttgaataccacCGGCGCTAAAGTCCTGGCACCCTTAAAGTTGAGCTCGTATATCTCTTCGACTATGCTGTAGTAGTCCTTCCCATCcgtgccgggcgtacgaactccaCAGCACATGGTTTTTAGGTTGGGTCGACTCTCCTCGTAGCTTCTCGtgcgaaagcgatagccattcacatcataaacggtgaatgacttcaccctacgggagaagccacggcccacctgtttCAATTCATCGCTCATTTCTGCATCCGTTCGGGCCTGCAAGGGTAGGAGATCGTTACATAACTCGCTCCGGGGAGCAAAGTGGAATCACAAAGTCGGAAAGAGGTTAGTTGGTTGGTACCTTTGTACAGAACCAGGagatgaaatcgggcacaccgtGTCTAAGAAGATTGTCTTCTTCTTGCTCGGTAGGAGCCCTATTGCCTCTCCAGTATTGACTAATAAATTCCCTGAAAGAAGGAAGAAACTAGAGGGTCAAACCAtgatagatggaggatagtgacggcgtaggtaacaagctcattgagaagtTACTTCTGATAAGGaatcacttcatcaaggttgatCAATAATGTGAACATGATAGTCTGCCACTCCTGATGGTTCAACTGCTTGTTGGTACCTGCGCTTCCACTCCCGAGatccccttggaaaaggctgagtatCGATGAGTTCTCGTCAGTGTTGTAATGAGGGGTTGGATTGTGCATGCTAGGAAGCTTCTCAGTATAGTACGCCTGTGTGAaggtcgacacctcctctagaacggAGGCCTCTCCCACGGAAGCCTCAatcttggctttatttctacaatttttccgaagaagctttagacacctctcgattggatagcaccaacgggcctgcacgggaccCCCCAACCGTGCCTCGCGCGGTAGGTGCAAGATCAGATGCTGCATGGACagaaagaagccgggtggaaatatcatctccaacttgcagagcaacaaagGTGCAGCCTTCTCCAGTTCAACACAAACATCCCGAgacaactccttggcacaaagctggcggaagaagaagctcaactctgccaggacgcgccacacatgctctGGGAGGTATCCCCAGGTCATCGCAGGAAGgatccgctcaatccatatgtggaagtcatggctcttcatccctaagactttcaTAGTCTGCAAGTTCACACCCCTGCTCAGATTCGCCGCATACTCATCGGGGAACTTTAACGTCTTGATCCACTACAGAACTTCCTTCCTATCTGCCCTTTTCAGGATGTAATCGGCCGGCCTCCTTTTCCATTTCCTGCCGGGCGCAGGGGTCTTCATCACCAGGTTTGGTCTATCACAGATCATCTCCAGGTCCAGTCTAGCCTTGACGTTGTCCTTCGACTTTTTGCCaacgtccatgagtgttgcccagagtgcctcggccatattcttttctgtgtgcattacatcgatgttgtgtggaagaagaaggtccttgaagtaggggagcctagtcaagcccgatatatgagtccacatgtggtccCGAGCATATCCCTTAAACCCACCTGTTTCCTCAGGTTCGAGAGCCTGTATGTCGGCAAGGACGGCGGCAGGGCTCTTAACCTGCGGAATGGGGCCGGTGACTTGAACGCCTTTCGTGAAGTGCTTTACATCTAGCCTGAATTCATGGTTCTCAGGCAGGAATTAGCGATGCTTGTCGAAAGAAGAAAACTTGCCGCCCTTGGCTAGCCAGGTGAACATCACATCTGCCTTGCATGTCGGgcaagggaacttcccgtgaacacaccacccgctgaataagccatacgccaggaagtcatgcattgaatactggtaccacacatgcattctgAAGTTCCTCTTCGTAGCCCGGTCGTACGTGAGTACCCCCTCTTCCcaagcaagttccaattcatcccACACCGgctgcatgaacacacccatattgtcgCCCGGGTGTCCAGGTATTTTCAGCGTCAAGAGCACGTTCTTAGGTTCAAACATGACGCcgagggggagattgagggggatcacaaACACGGGCCAgcaagtgtacggggccgccatcattccaaacgggttgaacccatctgttgccagcgctacgcgtacattccgagcctccatAGCCTTGACAGGATTCATGTTATCGAAGTGCTTCCATGCATCACCGTCCgccgggtgtaccatcttgtcaggatagtatcttttgccattcttgtgccacgtcatctattTCGCGGACTCCGCCGTCATATACAGCCGTTGTAgcctcggtaggaaaggaaggtgccgtacGACCTTCTCGGGGACCTTAGACTGTTTCATGCTGCCATCAGAGCCTTCTACCAACACGAACCTAGAGGCATCGCACTTCGGacaggtttttgcttccttgagGTCTCCCCTAaacaggacgcaccccttcggacaagcatggatcccctcatacgacatcttaagtgcatgaaggagcTTCTGTGTAGCGTAGGTGTTCGTCGGTAGGACATGATCTACCAGAAGCAGTCCCCCAACAATGCTCAACACGAGATCGAAGCCGTCTCGACTAATGCCCAGCTGCGACTTCAACCCTATCAGGCGTGAGACGGCATCCAGTtgcgtaagctttgtcttctcgtgaaggggcttctgtgccgagtccatcatgtcgtagaaggcCTTCGCGGTTTGCTTCGGATCTTCCTCCACATCCATTCCTTCGCCAAACCATGCTTCGTGGAAGTCTGCCATCATGTCTGCCATCCCGGCATCGCCATCATACTCCTCAAGGACGGGTCGCACCACCTCGTCCCTAATAGGATGGTATTCACCATGGTGGCGCCAACGGGTATAGTTTGGAACGAACCCGTGCTTGAACAGATCTCTCAACACCTGAGcctttactttcttcttcttgttcctgcactcgctgcagggacacggcatccgaatcgaccctttagcagctgggccaaatgcatgctccaggaacTCAGTCGTCCCCCTGATCCATTCGTGGCTCTTACTTGCGAAgcccgagtacatccactcacAGTCACCCATGCTCTGTCATGCGgcaatgttaacatgtgataaaaccagcaagtgcatctacaacgcgctcctaccatctaataggtgaaggataggtcctaatcccacccgagcatGCACAGACGAGGTTAGCTTCCATGCTCCACTCccgtccgagacagaatttcggcagcacctccccgctattctcccgatacacgtcccagcggggagagtgtgtatccagagaacaacggggaggtcctGCCGAAACTCCGACTCGGACGGGAGCGGAACATGGGAGCTAACCTCGTCTGCGCATCCTCGGGTTGTCCAAAtaatgtggacaatccgaaacggatacggttatacatatgcgaagaacgcatacttccaaccgtatccgtttcggacgggagacgcctaactgggtaacGCGACCTATGACTACATGTGGCGGAAAGAGGGGTCATACCGCAGGTGCCGGTGAagaaaggctagcggggcagtgccgAGTCGTGCTCCTCCGGCTAGCCTCCAATGGGAGCCCtcctgaaaaagaaaaacaattagCGAGAACAAAAattttcggcagcacctcccctgtacgggaagGTTACCAAACCTACAAGAaaagacggcacgatggccgacaaacacatatacatgtcacgcacgatggccgacaaccacaaatgtatttccaatccatgcagaagaatataagcAGGTATTAACAAagtaaactactactactagtagtactactacctcgtcgtcacggacggcgtcaccggcgcgtggagcagaggcgcgcacgaggacggcgaggCGGGGATGGCGTGGCGAGGTGAGGACGGCACGGCGAGGCGAGGACGGCGCGGCGAGGACGGCGACGCTGGGCCGGCGGACGGCGAACGGCGCGCGGACGACGGACGGCGGACAGAGCGGGGCACGCCGGATCGGGGCGGGGCAGCGACAGCGCCGGGGGCGGGTCGGGGCGAGGCCGCGGCCGCTGCGGGGCCGACGCCGGAGCTGCACGCGGCGGCGCGCCTGGCCGGGGCCGGATCGGGGGCTGGGCAAGCGCCGGTGAGGGGCCTGGCGGGGCGGCGGCGCCGGGAGGGCCCAGCGTGGGGGGtcagcgcggggggggggggtacgCGTTGCCGGGGAGGTACCCccagcgcggggggggggggggggggggggggggccggcGGCCGCGCGGGGGGGACcacgcgcgggggggggggggcaggggaGTGGGGAGGGAGGGCGCNNNNNNNNNNNNNNNNNNNNNNNNNNNNNNNNNNNNNNNNNNNNNNNNNNNNNNNNNNNNNNNNNNNNNNNNNNNNNNNNNNNNNNNNNNNNNNNNNNNNNNNNNNNNNNNNNNNNNNNNNNNNNNNNNNNNNNNNNNNNNNNNNNNNNNNNNNNNNNNNNNNNNNNNNNNNNNNNNNNNNNNNNNNNNNNNNNNNNNNNNNNNNNNNNNNNNNNNNNNNNNNNNNNNNNNNNNNNNNNNNNNNNNNNNNNNNNNNNNNNNNNNNNNNNNNNNNNNNNNNNNNNNNNNNNNNNNNNNNNNNNNNNNNNNNNNNNNNNNNNNNNNNNNNNNNNNNNNNNNNNNNNNNNNNNNNNNNNNNNNNNNNNNNNNNNNNNNNNNNNNNNNNNNNNNNNNNNNNNNNNNNNNNNNNNNNNNNNNNNNNNNNNNNNNNNNNNNNNNNNNNNNNNNNNNNNNNNNNNNNNNNNNNNNNNNNNNNNNNNNNNNNNNNNNNNNNNNNNNNNNNNNNNNNNNNNNNNNNNNNNNNNNNNNNNNNNNNNNNNNNNNNNNNNNNNNNNNNNNNNNNNNNNNNNNNNNNNNNNNNNNNNNNNNNNNNNNNNNNNNNNNNNNNNNNNNNNNNNNNNNNNNNNNNNNNNNNNNNNNNNNNNNNNNNNNNNNNNNNNNNNNNNNNNNNNNNNNNNNNNNNNNNNNNNNNNNNNNNNNNNNNNNNNNNNNNNNNNNNNNNNNNNNNNNNNNNNNNNNNNNNNNNNNNNNNNNNNNNNNNNNNNNNNNNNNNNNNNNNNNNNNNNNNNNNNNNNNNNNNNNNNNNNNNNNNNNNNNNNNNNNNNNNNNNNNNNNNNNNNNNNNNNNNNNNNNNNNNNNNNNNNNNNNNNNNNNNNNNNNNNNNNNNNNNNNNNNNNNNNNNNNNNNNNNNNNNNNNNNNNNNNNNNNNNNNNNNNNNNNNNNNNNNNNNNNNNNNNNNNNNNNNNNNNNNNNNNNNNNNNNNNNNNNNNNNNNNNNNNNNNNNNNNNNNNNNNNNNNNNNNNNNNNNNNNNNNNNNNNNNNNNNNNNNNNNNNNNNNNNNNNNNNNNNNNNNNNNNNNNNNNNNNNNNNNNNNNNNNNNNNNNNNNNNNNNNNNNNNNNNNNNNNNNNNNNNNNNNNNNNNNNNNNNNNNNNNNNNNNNNNNNNNNNNNNNNNNNNNNNNNNNNNNNNNNNNNNNNNNNNNNNNNNNNNNNNNNNNNNNNNNNNNNNNNNNNNNNNNNNNNNNNNNNNNNNNNNNNNNNNNNNNNNNNNNNNNNNNNNNNNNNNNNNNNNNNNNNNNNNNNNNNNNNNNNNNNNNNNNNNNNNNNNNNNNNNNNNNNNNNNNNNNNNNNNNNNNNNNNNNNNNNNNNNNNNNNNNNNNNNNNNNNNNNNNNNNNNNNNNNNNNNNNNNNNNNNNNNNNNNNNNNNNNNNNNNNNNNNNNNNNNNNNNNNNNNNNNNNNNNNNNNNNNNNNNNNNNNNNNNNNNNNNNNNNNNNNNNNNNNNNNNNNNNNNNNNNNNNNNNNNNNNNNNNNNNNNNNNNNNNNNNNNNNNNNNNNNNNNNNNNNNNNNNNNNNNNNNNNNNNNNNNNNNNNNNNNNNNNNNNNNNNNNNNNNNNNNNNNNNNNNNNNNNNNNNNNNNNNNNNNNNNNNNNNNNNNNNNNNNNNNNNNNNNNNNNNNNNNNNNNNNNNNNNNNNNNNNNNNNNNNNNNNNNNNNNNNNNNNNNNNNNNNNNNNNNNNNNNNNNNNNNNNNNNNNNNNNNNNNNNNNNNNNNNNNNNNNNNNNNNNNNNNNNNNNNNNNNNNNNNNNNNNNNNNNNNNNNNNNNNNNNNNNNNNNNNNNNNNNNNNNNNNNNNNNNNNNNNNNNNNNNNNNNNNNNNNNNNNNNNNNNNNNNNNNNNNNNNNNNNNNNNNNNNNNNNNNNNNNNNNNNNNNNNNNNNNNNNNNNNNNNNNNNNNNNNNNNNNNNNNNNNNNNNNNNNNNNNNNNNNNNNNNNNNNNNNNNNNNNNNNNNNNNNNNNNNNNNNNNNNNNNNNNNNNNNNNNNNNNNNNNNNNNNNNNNNNNNNNNNNNNNNNNNNNNNNNNNNNNNNNNNNNNNNNNNNNNNNNNNNNNNNNNNNNNNNNNNNNNNNNNNNNNNNNNNNNNNNNNNNNNNNNNNNNNNNNNNNNNNNNNNNNNNNNNNNNNNNNNNNNNNNNNNNNNNNNNNNNNNNNNNNNNNNNNNNNNNNNNNNNNNNNNNNNNNNNNNNNNNNNNNNNNNNNNNNNNNNNNNNNNNNNNNNNNNNNNNNNNNNNNNNNNNNNNNNNNNNNNNNNNNNNNNNNNNNNNNNNNNNNNNNNNNNNNNNNNNNNNNNNNNNNNNNNNNNNNNNNNNNNNNNNNNNNNNNNNNNNNNNNNNNNNNNNNNNNNNNNNNNNNNNNNNNNNNNNNNNNNNNNNNNNNNNNNNNNNNNNNNNNNNNNNNNNNNNNNNNNNNNNNNNNNNNNNNNNNNNNNNNNNNNNNNNNNNNNNNNNNNNNNNNNNNNNNNNNNNNNNNNNNNN encodes:
- the LOC136470314 gene encoding uncharacterized protein yields the protein MGDCEWMYSGFASKSHEWIRGTTEFLEHAFGPAAKGSIRMPCPCSECRNKKKKVKAQVLRDLFKHGFVPNYTRWRHHGEYHPIRDEVVRPVLEEYDGDAGMADMMADFHEAWFGEGMDVEEDPKQTAKAFYDMMDSAQKPLHEKTKLTQLDAVSRLIGLKSQLGISRDGFDLVLSIVGGLLLVDHVLPTNTYATQKLLHALKMSYEGIHACPKGCVLFRGDLKEAKTCPKCDASRFVLVEGSDGSMKQSKVPEKVVRHLPFLPRLQRLYMTAESAK